Proteins from one Algicella marina genomic window:
- a CDS encoding OmpA family protein, whose translation MRPVALAFGVLSLLASGWASWLIAGKATDYVERETEGELTAALAEAEIPWASVASDGLLVTLSGEAPSERDRFQAVEAVIAKISSSRLTDETSISTDTPPPAPKLSLQILRAEDATTLLGQVSEGRSYDMLLQALEQRGTVAPPETGMVEILDADAPTGWSESLALAGRAANLLDDAQISLTPGTLNVTAMVDSAEERDRVVELLKATPGYETLNVELVLTAPLPTISPFRFAMETGESSSRVRQCAANTASARQAILAELGDGFGDVDCPIGIGAPTEDWAMVVSEAVRSLQVLGAGSVEIVNTDIALVSAIGGDEAAFRKEAARLDAALPAPYTLNAAYRPAPPEPTEAAEVPPAFFAARRGDDGSVEMRGDLRDSNMQRTAESYAKAQFGFQSVVDQTQLREELPALWYTHILAGLEALSLLSTGEIEIGEDSIDVRGEVSDARFTEEIRTLIARKLPPGTELAIDVTVNPVVRPANVSGARAELCEAQIETILSRAQITFPPGETEFDEDSAAIVDGIARILQECPGSRFEIGGHTDSQGRESSNLAISQARAVTVLNALLDKDVKLVFLIAKGYGETQPIADNDTEEGRAANRRIEFRLVSETPQDEPPVDASEDDDQTPVESEPPPQTNPEPADTDTGGSSGGVPLTDVAPTRSANAPADLSTPQDEETGPRIVLSPPSDDAPSETAESETDATDEDLTPTENALEEAARPLPRTLDDGSAPSEDN comes from the coding sequence GTGCGTCCTGTAGCGCTCGCCTTTGGTGTCCTATCCCTGCTGGCTAGCGGCTGGGCCAGTTGGCTGATTGCCGGCAAGGCTACAGACTACGTGGAGCGGGAAACCGAAGGCGAACTAACCGCAGCATTGGCCGAAGCGGAAATTCCTTGGGCAAGCGTGGCATCGGATGGATTGTTGGTCACTCTTTCCGGCGAGGCGCCAAGCGAACGCGACCGTTTTCAGGCGGTCGAAGCCGTTATCGCAAAGATATCGTCATCCCGCCTGACGGACGAGACATCCATTTCGACAGATACTCCTCCTCCAGCACCCAAACTCTCGCTCCAGATCCTCCGAGCGGAAGACGCCACCACTTTGCTCGGGCAGGTTTCCGAGGGCAGATCCTACGATATGCTCCTGCAGGCGCTCGAACAGCGGGGCACCGTGGCACCTCCGGAAACCGGCATGGTGGAAATCCTCGATGCAGATGCGCCAACGGGCTGGTCTGAAAGCCTCGCTCTCGCCGGTCGCGCAGCAAACCTTCTGGATGATGCCCAGATCAGCCTGACCCCCGGCACACTCAACGTCACCGCTATGGTAGACAGCGCCGAGGAACGCGACCGGGTGGTAGAATTGCTCAAGGCGACGCCGGGATATGAAACTCTGAACGTCGAACTGGTGCTGACAGCGCCGCTTCCCACGATTTCGCCTTTCCGTTTCGCCATGGAGACAGGTGAGTCGTCTTCGCGTGTCCGGCAATGTGCAGCCAACACCGCCAGTGCCCGGCAGGCGATCCTTGCAGAACTTGGCGACGGTTTCGGCGATGTCGATTGCCCGATCGGCATTGGCGCTCCTACGGAAGATTGGGCGATGGTCGTCTCCGAAGCCGTCCGCAGCTTGCAGGTGCTCGGTGCCGGAAGTGTCGAAATCGTCAACACCGATATCGCCCTTGTCTCTGCGATCGGAGGTGACGAAGCTGCTTTCCGCAAGGAAGCGGCGAGGCTGGACGCGGCCCTTCCCGCACCCTACACCCTCAACGCAGCGTACCGCCCCGCGCCGCCGGAACCGACCGAAGCCGCGGAAGTGCCACCCGCCTTCTTCGCCGCCCGCCGTGGGGACGACGGATCGGTGGAGATGCGCGGCGACCTGAGGGACAGCAACATGCAGCGCACGGCTGAGAGCTATGCAAAAGCTCAGTTCGGCTTTCAGTCTGTCGTTGATCAGACCCAACTGCGGGAGGAATTGCCCGCGCTTTGGTACACGCACATCCTCGCCGGCCTCGAAGCGCTGTCATTGCTCTCCACAGGTGAAATCGAGATCGGTGAGGACAGCATCGACGTTCGCGGCGAAGTCAGCGATGCGCGCTTTACCGAGGAAATTCGGACTCTGATAGCCCGCAAACTGCCTCCCGGTACGGAACTTGCGATCGACGTTACGGTAAATCCCGTGGTGCGCCCGGCAAATGTCAGCGGTGCACGCGCGGAACTGTGCGAGGCGCAGATCGAGACCATACTTAGCCGCGCCCAGATCACATTTCCGCCGGGAGAAACGGAATTTGACGAGGATAGTGCCGCGATCGTCGATGGCATCGCCCGTATCCTGCAGGAGTGTCCGGGTTCCCGTTTCGAGATCGGGGGCCACACCGACAGCCAAGGCCGCGAGAGTTCAAATCTCGCAATCAGTCAGGCGCGTGCCGTTACCGTTCTGAATGCCCTGCTTGATAAAGACGTGAAGCTGGTTTTTCTCATTGCCAAAGGTTACGGCGAAACTCAGCCGATAGCAGACAACGACACGGAGGAGGGCCGCGCGGCCAATCGCCGTATCGAGTTTCGACTGGTCAGCGAGACGCCGCAGGATGAACCACCGGTCGATGCATCCGAAGATGATGACCAGACGCCGGTGGAAAGCGAACCCCCGCCGCAAACGAATCCGGAACCAGCCGATACCGACACCGGCGGCAGTAGTGGTGGCGTTCCGCTGACGGATGTAGCGCCCACGCGTTCCGCCAACGCGCCGGCAGACCTGTCCACGCCACAAGATGAAGAAACGGGGCCGCGCATCGTCTTGTCGCCCCCCTCGGATGACGCCCCCTCGGAAACGGCGGAATCCGAAACCGATGCCACCGATGAGGATCTGACACCCACAGAGAACGCGCTGGAGGAGGCGGCACGACCGTTACCCCGTACGCTCGATGATGGTTCGGCCCCCAGTGAGGACAACTGA
- a CDS encoding molybdenum cofactor biosynthesis protein MoaE: MAVRVQVSDFDMGAEVALLRRGRTDLGAVVTFTGLVRDLAGDNPISAMELEHYPGMTEKSLEAIEAEAQRRWPLQASLIIHRHGRLAPGDQIVLVATASPHRAAAFESAEFLMDYLKSRAPFWKKEETGRGDSWVDARETDEDALSRWR, encoded by the coding sequence TTGGCTGTCCGGGTTCAGGTGAGCGATTTCGACATGGGCGCAGAAGTGGCACTGCTGCGTCGGGGGCGCACAGACCTCGGTGCCGTCGTCACTTTTACCGGGCTGGTGCGGGATCTGGCTGGCGACAATCCGATTTCGGCAATGGAACTTGAACACTATCCGGGTATGACCGAAAAGTCCCTGGAGGCGATCGAGGCGGAGGCGCAGCGGCGGTGGCCACTGCAGGCCAGCTTGATCATACATCGCCATGGCCGGCTTGCGCCGGGAGATCAGATCGTTCTTGTGGCTACTGCCAGCCCACACCGTGCGGCCGCGTTCGAGTCGGCGGAGTTTCTGATGGACTACCTGAAGTCCCGCGCTCCGTTCTGGAAAAAGGAAGAGACCGGTCGCGGTGATAGCTGGGTTGATGCCCGCGAGACGGATGAGGATGCGCTCAGCCGCTGGCGTTGA
- the moaD gene encoding molybdopterin converting factor subunit 1 — MDVLYFAWVRERVGKPREVVATEAKTVADLVDELIAREERYAVAFEDMSTIRVALDQELAELSAPLTGVREVAFFPPMTGG, encoded by the coding sequence ATGGACGTCTTGTATTTTGCATGGGTGCGGGAACGGGTGGGCAAACCGCGGGAAGTCGTGGCGACCGAAGCCAAGACGGTGGCCGATCTTGTCGACGAACTGATCGCACGTGAAGAACGCTATGCCGTCGCGTTCGAAGACATGTCGACTATTCGCGTCGCTCTCGATCAGGAACTCGCGGAACTGTCGGCGCCTTTAACCGGTGTGCGCGAGGTGGCGTTCTTCCCGCCGATGACCGGAGGCTGA
- the aroC gene encoding chorismate synthase, with product MSMNAFGHLFRVTTWGESHGPALGATVDGCPPGISISEADIQRWLDRRRPGQNKYTTQRQEPDAVEILSGVFEGKTTGTPVQLLIRNTDQRSKDYSEIAEKFRPGHADITYWQKYGIRDPRGGGRSSARETAARVAAGGLARAALAELAPKVKITGYMVQMGPHHIDRSRFDATEIERNPFWVPDREAAVEWADYLDGLRKSGNSVGAVIEMVASGVPAGLGAPVYGKLDTELAAAMMSINAVKGVEIGAGMGAAELTGVDNADEISMGPDGPEFSSNHAGGILGGISTGQEVVVRFAVKPTSSILSPRKTITKSGAAAEIVTKGRHDPCVGIRAVPVGEAMMACVLLDHLLLHRGQIGDAGGRIG from the coding sequence ATGAGCATGAATGCGTTCGGACATCTCTTCCGCGTTACGACCTGGGGGGAAAGCCACGGCCCTGCGCTGGGTGCGACTGTTGATGGCTGCCCGCCGGGCATTTCCATTTCCGAGGCGGACATCCAGCGATGGCTGGACCGGCGCAGACCGGGGCAGAACAAGTATACCACGCAACGTCAGGAGCCGGACGCGGTAGAAATCCTCAGCGGTGTTTTCGAGGGGAAAACGACGGGAACACCGGTGCAACTGCTGATCCGCAATACCGACCAGCGCTCCAAGGACTATTCGGAGATCGCCGAGAAGTTCCGGCCCGGCCACGCGGATATCACCTACTGGCAGAAATACGGCATCCGTGACCCGCGGGGCGGTGGCCGGTCGTCCGCCCGTGAGACGGCGGCGCGGGTTGCGGCCGGTGGCTTGGCACGTGCGGCTCTGGCGGAACTGGCACCGAAAGTGAAAATTACCGGCTACATGGTGCAGATGGGGCCGCACCACATCGACCGGTCGCGTTTCGACGCAACGGAGATCGAGCGTAATCCATTCTGGGTGCCTGACCGGGAGGCGGCAGTTGAATGGGCGGATTACCTGGATGGGCTGCGCAAGTCCGGCAACTCCGTTGGTGCGGTGATAGAAATGGTCGCCTCCGGCGTGCCTGCGGGTCTCGGGGCGCCGGTGTATGGCAAGCTCGATACGGAACTCGCAGCAGCGATGATGTCGATCAATGCCGTCAAGGGTGTGGAGATTGGTGCGGGCATGGGGGCGGCGGAACTGACGGGTGTCGACAATGCCGACGAGATTTCCATGGGTCCCGATGGGCCGGAGTTTTCCTCCAACCACGCGGGCGGTATTCTTGGCGGTATTTCCACCGGGCAGGAAGTGGTTGTCCGGTTCGCCGTGAAACCGACATCCTCGATCCTGTCCCCGCGCAAGACGATCACCAAGTCGGGTGCGGCCGCGGAGATCGTCACCAAGGGCCGTCACGATCCCTGTGTTGGCATCCGGGCGGTGCCTGTGGGAGAGGCGATGATGGCCTGCGTCTTGCTGGACCACCTTCTGCTCCACCGCGGCCAGATTGGCGACGCGGGTGGGCGAATCGGCTGA
- a CDS encoding Flp family type IVb pilin, producing the protein MLKILRKHFRDESGAVTVDWVVLTAGIVGLNIVVLLGMIEGGVNQGATAIYTKIDEAVGFIN; encoded by the coding sequence GTGCTGAAAATTCTGAGGAAACATTTCCGCGACGAGAGCGGTGCCGTGACAGTGGACTGGGTCGTGCTGACGGCAGGTATCGTTGGCCTCAACATCGTTGTACTCCTCGGCATGATCGAGGGCGGCGTCAACCAAGGCGCTACTGCGATCTACACCAAGATCGATGAGGCCGTTGGCTTCATCAATTGA
- the ubiA gene encoding 4-hydroxybenzoate octaprenyltransferase, whose protein sequence is MTETDHNHGLSPDTSVQSGGRVADATDANWVDRFAPPATRPYLRLSRADRPAGTWLLLLPCWWGLGLAVASMPQLAGPQTLWIATGCAIGAFLMRGAGCTWNDIADRKIDASVARTKSRPIPSGQVSVNGALVWMVIQSLLAFGILLTFHPMAIALGIGSLLLVAIYPFAKRFTWWPQVFLGLAFNWGALLAWAAYSGTVGKPAILLYAAGIGWTLFYDTIYAHQDKEDDALIGVKSTARLFGETTGRWLFGFLVASVCLMGMAAVLALISAPPVALLAGLGGAWGFGWHLARQMRMLRLDEPDVCLQLFRSNREAGLIPVLAFCLAAASAILLSA, encoded by the coding sequence ATGACTGAGACAGACCATAACCACGGCCTTTCGCCGGATACCAGCGTACAATCGGGCGGACGCGTCGCCGATGCGACTGACGCAAACTGGGTGGACAGGTTCGCCCCGCCCGCTACCCGCCCCTACCTGCGCCTGAGCCGGGCGGACAGGCCTGCGGGGACGTGGCTACTATTGTTGCCCTGTTGGTGGGGCCTCGGACTCGCCGTCGCTTCGATGCCTCAGCTCGCCGGTCCTCAAACCCTGTGGATCGCGACCGGTTGCGCGATCGGCGCATTTTTGATGCGCGGCGCGGGATGTACTTGGAATGACATCGCAGACAGGAAGATCGATGCATCAGTTGCCCGCACGAAGTCGAGGCCGATCCCTTCAGGGCAGGTGTCGGTCAACGGTGCCTTGGTATGGATGGTAATCCAATCTCTGCTGGCGTTCGGCATTCTGCTTACCTTCCATCCGATGGCCATCGCCCTCGGCATAGGCTCGCTCTTGCTGGTGGCGATATATCCGTTTGCCAAGCGCTTCACATGGTGGCCACAAGTATTTCTTGGGCTGGCCTTCAACTGGGGTGCCCTGCTCGCCTGGGCAGCCTATTCCGGTACGGTCGGAAAGCCGGCGATCCTGCTTTATGCTGCAGGCATCGGCTGGACGCTGTTCTACGACACGATTTACGCCCATCAGGACAAGGAGGATGATGCTCTGATCGGCGTCAAATCGACCGCCCGCCTTTTCGGTGAAACCACAGGGCGCTGGCTCTTCGGGTTTCTTGTAGCTTCCGTCTGCCTGATGGGCATGGCCGCCGTTCTAGCGTTGATATCCGCCCCGCCCGTTGCGCTGCTCGCCGGGCTTGGCGGGGCATGGGGTTTCGGTTGGCACCTTGCCCGTCAGATGCGCATGCTAAGACTTGACGAACCCGACGTATGCCTTCAGCTTTTTCGCTCCAACCGCGAGGCGGGCCTCATCCCGGTGCTGGCTTTCTGCCTTGCTGCGGCATCAGCCATATTGCTTTCGGCTTGA
- the pheT gene encoding phenylalanine--tRNA ligase subunit beta: protein MKFTLGWLKDHLETEASLPDILEALTDLGLEVEGVEDPAERLGAFTVGFVKSAEKHPDADKLRVCIVQTSEGDKQIICGAPNARAGIKVVVASPGDYIPGIDTTIQVGKIRGVESFGMMCSERELEISDEHNGIIELSDDAEVGQRYVDHVGKTDPTIEIAITPNRQDALGVRGIARDLAARGIGKLKPEREAELMPGFVSPIKVTIDEDVLAKGCPHFTGRMIRGVINGPSPAWLQDRLRAIGLRPISTLVDITNLFTYDLNRPLHVFDADKVEGDLRVHFAASGTTIIALDDKEYTLSHEMMAISDANGAESIAGVMGGAATGCTADTVNVFLESAWWDPVTIAMTGRALKINSDARYRFERGVDPAFTRPGLDLAAEMIQHLCGGEVSELVSAGKPLDMSRAYPLDPARVESLVGMKIPESEQIRILTELGFGVAKEHGGIEVWVPSWRVDVKGEADLVEEVARVTSLTKLKGQPMSRKPGVTPSPLTPAQQREGRLRRALAAAGLNECVTYSFVDEAAAALFEGDLETTRIANPISADLSHMRPSLLPALLQAAARNQARGFADLGLFEVGPVFAGGEPEDQRRNASGVRIGQAVARNPHGGMRPVDLYDAKADAEAALAALGAPAKLMALRNAPGWFHPGRSAVLSLGPKNPLAVFGELHPKVLAALDVKGPAVAFTVFPDAVPEPRSKGTARPALTISDYQTVERDFAFVVDSDVEAEQIVRAAQGADKKLITEVAVFDVFAGAKAVEQMGEGKKSVAITVRMEPTSATLTDKEIEAVVAKVIANVTKATGGTLRA, encoded by the coding sequence ATGAAATTCACCCTCGGCTGGCTCAAGGATCATCTGGAAACGGAAGCATCCCTGCCGGATATTCTCGAAGCACTCACCGACCTCGGACTCGAAGTCGAAGGCGTCGAAGACCCTGCGGAAAGGCTTGGGGCGTTTACTGTCGGCTTCGTCAAATCGGCAGAGAAACACCCCGATGCGGACAAGTTGCGGGTCTGCATCGTGCAGACGAGCGAGGGTGACAAGCAAATCATCTGTGGCGCACCGAACGCGCGCGCCGGCATCAAGGTCGTCGTTGCCAGTCCCGGAGACTACATTCCGGGAATCGACACCACTATTCAGGTGGGAAAAATCCGGGGCGTTGAGAGTTTCGGGATGATGTGTTCGGAGCGGGAACTGGAAATCTCCGATGAGCATAACGGTATCATCGAGTTGTCGGACGATGCAGAGGTCGGACAGCGCTACGTCGATCATGTCGGCAAGACCGACCCGACAATCGAAATCGCGATAACTCCGAACCGCCAGGACGCATTGGGCGTACGCGGCATCGCCCGTGATCTCGCAGCGCGGGGCATAGGCAAACTGAAGCCGGAGCGGGAAGCCGAACTGATGCCGGGCTTCGTAAGCCCGATCAAGGTGACCATCGATGAAGATGTCCTAGCGAAGGGTTGTCCTCATTTTACCGGGCGCATGATCCGAGGGGTAATAAATGGCCCAAGCCCGGCGTGGCTGCAGGACCGGCTGCGCGCCATCGGACTTCGACCGATCTCGACACTGGTCGATATCACCAACCTGTTTACCTATGACCTCAACAGGCCTCTGCATGTTTTCGATGCCGACAAGGTAGAAGGCGATCTGAGGGTGCATTTTGCCGCGTCGGGAACCACGATCATAGCTCTCGACGACAAGGAATATACACTGAGCCACGAGATGATGGCGATTTCGGATGCCAACGGTGCCGAGAGTATCGCCGGCGTGATGGGCGGGGCTGCAACCGGCTGCACGGCAGACACCGTGAATGTCTTTCTGGAGAGCGCATGGTGGGATCCGGTAACCATTGCCATGACCGGGCGGGCGCTCAAGATCAATTCGGATGCGCGCTATCGCTTCGAAAGGGGGGTAGACCCGGCCTTCACACGCCCCGGCCTCGACCTCGCGGCGGAGATGATCCAGCATTTGTGCGGTGGTGAGGTGTCGGAGCTGGTATCAGCCGGGAAGCCGCTTGATATGTCGCGCGCCTACCCACTGGATCCTGCCCGTGTCGAGAGCCTTGTCGGCATGAAGATCCCCGAGTCCGAGCAGATTCGAATTCTGACGGAACTGGGTTTCGGCGTTGCCAAAGAACATGGCGGAATCGAGGTTTGGGTGCCAAGCTGGCGGGTCGACGTAAAGGGTGAGGCCGACCTCGTCGAAGAGGTCGCGCGCGTCACTTCGCTGACCAAGCTCAAAGGTCAGCCTATGTCGCGCAAGCCAGGTGTGACGCCAAGCCCGCTTACGCCCGCGCAACAGCGCGAAGGCCGTTTGCGGCGGGCGCTGGCTGCCGCAGGTCTGAACGAATGTGTTACCTACTCCTTCGTTGATGAAGCCGCGGCCGCATTGTTCGAGGGCGACCTGGAGACAACGCGCATTGCCAACCCCATCAGCGCCGACTTGTCGCACATGCGTCCGTCCCTGCTGCCTGCCTTGTTGCAGGCGGCGGCCCGTAATCAGGCGCGTGGCTTCGCGGACCTTGGCCTGTTCGAGGTCGGCCCGGTGTTCGCTGGAGGCGAGCCGGAAGACCAGCGCCGCAACGCCAGCGGCGTTCGCATCGGGCAGGCGGTCGCACGCAACCCTCATGGTGGCATGCGCCCTGTCGATCTCTACGATGCCAAGGCAGATGCAGAGGCGGCCCTCGCAGCGCTGGGCGCACCGGCGAAATTGATGGCACTACGCAACGCGCCGGGCTGGTTTCATCCGGGCCGTTCTGCCGTGCTTTCGCTCGGGCCCAAGAACCCGCTGGCAGTTTTTGGTGAGTTGCATCCCAAGGTACTGGCTGCATTGGACGTCAAGGGTCCGGCGGTGGCCTTCACCGTCTTCCCGGACGCTGTGCCTGAGCCTCGGAGCAAGGGGACGGCACGACCGGCACTCACCATATCCGATTACCAGACCGTGGAGCGTGACTTTGCGTTTGTCGTCGACAGCGATGTGGAGGCAGAGCAGATCGTGCGGGCGGCACAGGGTGCGGACAAAAAACTGATTACCGAGGTTGCCGTCTTTGACGTCTTTGCCGGCGCAAAGGCCGTGGAGCAGATGGGCGAAGGGAAAAAGTCCGTCGCTATTACGGTGCGGATGGAGCCGACCTCCGCGACGCTGACGGACAAGGAAATCGAGGCAGTGGTGGCAAAGGTAATCGCCAACGTCACCAAGGCGACGGGTGGCACTCTCCGCGCCTGA
- the pheS gene encoding phenylalanine--tRNA ligase subunit alpha, which yields MDGLEALRNKYLGQIEAATDEAALENVRIAALGKKGEISLQMRELGKMSPEERQVAGPALNALKADLNDALAGQKQRLSDTALENRLAGEWADVSLSPRPAHQGTLHPISKVTEEVMAIFAELGFGVAEGPQIENDWYNFDSLNIPPEHPSRQEMDTFYMSLPEGANRPPHVLRTHTSPVQVRHLEAHGAPCRIIAPGRVYRADYDQTHTPMFHQVEGLAIDTDISMANLKWTLEEFCRVFFEIDDIELRFRASHFPFTEPSAEVDIRCSWEGGQLKIGEGDDWLEILGSGMVHPQVLTNAGIDPKVYQGFAFGMGIDRITMLKYGIPDLRAFFDSDLRWLRHYGFSALTGA from the coding sequence ATGGACGGGCTGGAAGCGCTCAGAAACAAGTACCTTGGCCAGATAGAGGCGGCGACGGACGAGGCTGCCCTGGAAAATGTACGCATCGCCGCTCTGGGCAAAAAGGGCGAAATCAGCCTTCAGATGCGCGAATTGGGCAAAATGTCACCCGAAGAGCGCCAGGTTGCCGGCCCGGCGCTTAACGCTTTGAAAGCTGATCTTAACGATGCGTTGGCGGGTCAGAAACAGCGGCTTTCCGATACGGCTCTGGAAAATCGGCTGGCTGGCGAGTGGGCCGATGTTTCGCTTTCTCCCCGACCGGCGCATCAGGGGACACTGCATCCGATCAGCAAGGTCACCGAGGAAGTGATGGCGATCTTCGCCGAACTGGGTTTTGGCGTGGCCGAGGGACCGCAGATCGAGAACGACTGGTATAATTTCGACAGCCTGAACATTCCGCCCGAGCATCCCTCGCGGCAGGAGATGGACACGTTCTACATGTCGCTGCCCGAGGGCGCGAACCGGCCGCCACACGTGCTGCGTACACACACCTCGCCGGTGCAGGTGCGCCACTTGGAGGCGCATGGCGCCCCCTGCCGGATCATCGCGCCGGGGCGTGTCTACCGTGCCGATTATGACCAGACTCATACGCCGATGTTTCATCAGGTCGAAGGTCTGGCGATCGACACCGATATTTCGATGGCCAACCTGAAATGGACACTGGAAGAATTTTGCCGTGTCTTCTTCGAGATCGACGATATCGAACTTCGCTTCCGCGCTAGCCACTTTCCCTTCACCGAACCTTCGGCGGAGGTTGATATCCGTTGTTCATGGGAAGGCGGACAATTGAAGATTGGCGAGGGAGACGACTGGCTGGAGATTCTCGGTTCCGGAATGGTGCATCCCCAAGTCCTTACGAACGCGGGTATCGATCCGAAAGTTTACCAAGGCTTCGCATTCGGCATGGGAATCGACCGGATTACTATGCTCAAGTACGGCATTCCTGATCTGCGGGCGTTTTTCGACAGTGACCTGCGCTGGTTGAGACACTACGGCTTCAGCGCGCTGACTGGCGCCTGA
- a CDS encoding haloacid dehalogenase type II, with product MGESAEMRPAALIFDVFGTCVDWRTSIAREVETVLPQVNALQFADAWRAEYQPAMERIRSGNRGYVALDDLHRENLAIVAERFSVELKDPSDLAGAWERLVPWPDVVSGLNVLKRKAIIAPCSNGSIALMTRLAKFGGLPWDCILGADIARDYKPKPLVYTNCCAVLRLDPAQVMMVAAHNDDLLAAAGCGLQTAFVPRRREHGPDQRTDLQPTGNWTVVAADFMELAQAI from the coding sequence GTGGGCGAATCGGCTGAGATGCGTCCGGCTGCGCTGATTTTCGATGTCTTCGGTACCTGTGTAGACTGGCGCACGTCCATCGCACGTGAGGTCGAGACCGTACTGCCTCAAGTGAATGCCCTTCAATTCGCCGATGCATGGCGGGCTGAATATCAGCCGGCGATGGAGCGTATACGTTCAGGCAATCGTGGCTATGTTGCCCTCGACGACCTGCATCGTGAAAATCTGGCCATCGTCGCCGAGAGGTTTTCTGTCGAATTGAAGGACCCTTCCGATCTTGCCGGTGCGTGGGAGCGGCTGGTACCTTGGCCGGACGTGGTCTCGGGGCTGAACGTTCTGAAAAGGAAGGCGATCATCGCGCCATGTTCGAACGGTTCGATCGCGCTGATGACGCGGCTAGCCAAGTTCGGCGGGTTGCCGTGGGATTGCATCCTGGGGGCTGACATCGCACGTGACTACAAGCCGAAACCGCTGGTCTACACCAACTGCTGTGCAGTGCTGAGGCTCGATCCGGCGCAAGTTATGATGGTGGCGGCTCATAATGACGATCTATTGGCAGCAGCGGGTTGTGGCCTGCAAACCGCATTCGTTCCCCGAAGACGCGAGCATGGACCGGATCAGAGAACCGATCTGCAACCGACCGGCAACTGGACTGTGGTCGCCGCAGACTTCATGGAACTGGCACAGGCAATCTAG
- a CDS encoding 16S rRNA (uracil(1498)-N(3))-methyltransferase has product MHETRPKIRLYFDAPLCTGAELLLEEQAHYVSTVMRHGPGDCVEVFNGRDGAWTARITQASKRKIACTVEKQIALQQNPPDVWLLFAPIKKARTDFIVEKAAEMGVSRICPVFTQFTNSERLRRDRLRAHAIEAAEQCGGTFVPEVAEAMKLGSLLSDWDSRRRILFCDERRNAEPAQTVLRNYTRGPWAILIGPEGGFSQEEADAMYARDFVVPVSLGPRVLRADTAAVAAIAAWQMALGDWV; this is encoded by the coding sequence ATGCACGAGACGCGCCCGAAAATCAGGCTCTATTTTGACGCGCCGCTTTGTACTGGTGCGGAACTGCTGCTCGAAGAACAGGCGCACTATGTTTCCACGGTGATGCGACACGGGCCGGGTGACTGCGTTGAGGTTTTCAATGGGCGTGATGGAGCATGGACAGCCCGGATCACGCAGGCAAGCAAGCGGAAAATCGCCTGCACAGTCGAGAAACAAATCGCGCTACAACAGAATCCGCCGGACGTATGGCTGCTGTTCGCCCCGATCAAAAAGGCACGTACGGATTTCATTGTCGAGAAGGCGGCGGAAATGGGCGTATCGCGAATCTGTCCGGTCTTCACGCAATTTACCAATTCGGAACGCTTGCGGCGCGACCGCTTGCGCGCCCACGCCATAGAAGCGGCCGAGCAATGTGGCGGTACGTTTGTCCCGGAAGTGGCCGAGGCGATGAAACTGGGTTCACTGCTCTCGGACTGGGATAGTCGGCGGCGCATCCTGTTTTGCGATGAGCGACGCAATGCTGAACCTGCTCAGACTGTACTTCGGAATTATACGCGGGGACCTTGGGCGATTCTGATTGGCCCGGAAGGCGGGTTCAGCCAAGAAGAGGCGGATGCAATGTATGCGCGGGATTTCGTCGTGCCAGTCTCGCTGGGTCCGCGGGTCCTCCGGGCTGATACTGCGGCAGTGGCAGCAATCGCCGCTTGGCAAATGGCATTGGGAGACTGGGTTTGA